The following nucleotide sequence is from Gasterosteus aculeatus chromosome 5, fGasAcu3.hap1.1, whole genome shotgun sequence.
ATTTGATTGTTTATGAACATCCCTCTGCTGGTTAACAGGGTCACGCTGTGGTTGACAGTTACTGTCCTTAATGCAGGATTGCAAAATGATGAAATCGTTGATAAGTGTACGATAAAAGTGTACATGCTACACGTACAATGTCTAAGTTGTGTTGCAGAGAAACCAGATTGTCAGAGTGGATGTGTTAAAAGTCAGCAGCGTGAATACGTGAGGATAACGCGTGACTCCATGACAGGCGGCGTCGTACGGGAAGTGTGTGGCGGCTTCCACGACGGGCCGACAGGAGCTGAAGAAGGACACGTGCGGCAAGGAGTTCCAAGCGCTGAAGACCTGCTTCACCGCCGCAGTGAGTGATCGGGGCCTCCTGCCCCACGCACGTGGGCCTGATGAGAGAGTCACCGCGTAAAGGAATCATCTTTGTTACAGGCCAAGAAAAAAGCCAGATGAATGGAATCCGTCCAGGTTTTGTCCGAGCTGGAAGGGAAGCGACGCGGCGGGACGACTTCTGGCGCTGCCTGTTAAAAGACGTGACACGCGTGTAAAGTAATACTGACTGTATTATACGCAGGTGAataaaatgttgctttattcTCCGCACATGGACCAACAGCCACAACcttcatgtttttgttcataCTTATCAGCACGATTTACAGAAATACAATacagagaaaatacaaaaatagcaTCTTTCAGAAAAATGTGATGGCAAAGAAACACTACGAACCGCACACGTTCCTGCTACTGTCCTAAACCCAACGTGCTTGCTTTATAATCCTTACAGTAAGCGCaggggaagaggaaaaagaacacAATGCCACATTTAGTTGTGATTTAACAGCCGCGTGTGGATCTTAAGGCACTGATACCGGTACTTTGATTTTAAAGTATAGTGAATAAACTCTTGAACTCACATTACATCCAATATGTGGTATATATTTTAGGTTTTTAAAGACAGCCTTTAACATTGAGGAAGATTTAACATACCAAGTAATATGTATGATTAAAGCAGAagataaatatttcaaattgaaCAGAACATCAGCACAGGAGACAATAAAGCACAAACTTGTCCTACAGAGAGGCTCCTGTTAGGGGGTGAATGAAAAGTGACTCCGATACACAACTGTCAATACATCCACCCGGTCCAGACACTAAAGTATTGCATGGATTTATAAACATTACAACTGTGACCtcaacaatcccccccccctcgagacaaaaataaattattatttacatGCACATTGCTCTTTGATGAAAGTCTTTGGGTTGTTTGCAGAGTATGCGGTTCCTCTTTGTCCACATCGTGTATCTGAAGGCAACAAAGAatgcaaagctgtgtgtgtatatgtgtatatgtgtgtgtgtgtgtgtgttatatcgCTGCCTCGTCCTCTGAGGCCTGTTTAATCTGCCGTGAGTGCACCACTGCTCCAGCCAGTAGCTGCTCCTCCAGGGCCGCGTGCAGGTCCGAGCCCCCCATCTCCAGCAGGGGCTCCAGCCCCGCAATCCCCCTGGACGCCCCGGTCTCGTCTGCGGGTCCCAGCGCCCTGCGTCTCCGTCTCAGATCCATCCCTCCCGGGTCGCCGGCCCTCTCGTGGGAAGCCCGGGGCCGAGCCTCTGCTTTGACGGCGCCGTCCTCTGCGGCTTCTCGGGGGGGCGCCTGAGCGTCGGCGTTCTGTTTGAGGTCCCGTCCTCCTTTCTTCAAAGCCCCGGCGTCTTCTCTCTCGGCCCCCAGTGCCGCCTGCCGGTCTCCCAGCAGGCGCTGCAGCTGGGCCAGCCTCTCCCGAGCCGCCTCTGCGCTTTCCTCCTTCTTCGCTCGCTCGAGTATTTCATTGTCTGCTTTCTGCAGCTCCCGCTCACGTCTCTCCTTCTCGGCCTTTTCCTCTGCGAGTTTGTCCATCACGGCTCTCTGTATCTCCAGCTCCTGCTCTTTGGCCAGCGCTTCCTTTATCTCGCGGTCACGCCGATCTTTTTCCATTCTCGCCTGAACCTCTTTCTCTATCTGTTCTTTTTTAAGACTTTCAAttttcctcttcacctcctctatGCTTCTTTCATCATCTGTGAGTTGAGCTGCTGGCTGACGGTCGTCCTCAGGTATTTTATTCACCAGTGGGACTCCCCTCGCCCCCAGTTTGCTCTGCTCATGGGGTTCTCCTGCTGGTACAACATGGCCGTCCTCCTTGTAAGCGGCTACTTCTggacccctgacctctgaccccggccTGGCTGGTGCTTGATTCTGGTCCACGGCCCGAGGCtgcgctcctccagcagctccaacgTCAGCTGCAACAGGAGCACCAGCTCCAGCAGCaactccaccagcagctgcaaCTCCAGCACCAGCGGCTGCAACTCCAGCACCACCGGCAGCGGCTGCAACTCCAGCACCACCGGCAGCGGCTGCAACTCCAGCACCAGCTCCACCGGCAGCGGCTGCAACTCCAGCACCAGCTCCACCGGCAGCGGCTGCAACTCCAGCACCAGCTCCACCGGCAGCGGCTGCAACTCCAGCACCAGCTCCACCGGCAGCGGCTGCAACTCCAGCACCAGCTCCACCGGCAGCGGCTGCAACTCCAGCACCAGCTCCACCGGCAGCGGCTGCAACTccagcaccagctcctccagcaccggCTGCAACTccagcaccagctcctccagcagctacAACTGCAACTCCAGGaccagctacagcagcagctccaactCCACCAGCAGCTACACCGCCAGCTTCACCAGCTCCTGCACCaactccaccagcagcagctccatcagCAACTCGAGCTGCAACCTCAGCCCcgactccagcagcagcagcaccaacatCAACTCCAGCTTCCTTCTTCCCATCAGACTCCAGTCCAGAGTCTTTGTTCTTTTCTGCTGCACCCTCCATCCCATCTGGGAGTCCTTTCTCTGCCTCACCGTCAGCAGCccctttaaataaaaacatctttgtcacaattatttattccttttaaaaTCAATGTCGTGAGACATCTCAGCAAAGCGTGCACCCACCAGCAGGCTGTTTCAGGTGGATTTCCTTGTGTTGCTCTTCTATGAGATCCAGTAGTTTTTCCTGCTGGTCAAGAAGTCTCTTCTGTTGCTCTTGCTGCTGCTTGatgacctgcagcagcactgcGTGGTCCAGCTGGCCTTCTGTAGGACAGACAGGTTGGATTAGAAAGGTCACGCGCTGCTCTCAGAGCGTGGCTTTGGTTAAGAAGCGTCGTTAGACGTCTGTAGGGTCTCTAGGTGAGAGGGGAAGGGGAATATGGTTTAGTACCGTCTCCATTAACAGGAAGGAGCGACTGTAGACACAAACTAGGTTATGGGGAGCAAAGTGAGCGGGAGGCTTCTACACCGGCACATTGTTTAGTTCTAggataaaaatgcatattactGAATGCATTGTACGTACAGTTTGTCTAAATGTTCATTAACTCAGTGAGTGAACAAAGACGCCGAGCAACAGACAGattaaagaaaagagggagTTCATACCTGCAACCAGTTTTTTTATCACTGATACGAGTCCAGCAGTAAAATACAGAACAAggtaaagagggagagagagaaggcaaaAGTAAACAGAACAAGAAAGTCAACAAAAGCCAAAAAGACTGAACAGCAAGGTAAGAAATAAGAGTAAGAAatggatttgtatttttctgctgTGCTTTAAAACTGTCTGTACCATCAAAACAAGCACAATGAACAAGATCAGAGAGATTAGATCATACGAGATAAAAGTGAGATATGAAGAAGAGTCGGGGACGCCAACCAGCAGCAAACAACACGGTGTTACGATTCagccaaaaacaaagaaactctTCAATTATCTTTAACTTGcgttttgctgtttttatttcctctttcctgcaacACGTCTCCATCTCTTGGTATTTTAAGTATTACTGAATGAGGAAGGTCGTGCTCGCTACAAGCCTGTTCACCGTTGGATGTAAAACCCAAAGAGCGACACGTTTAAATTGTTCCTTCACTCACCCTCCATTTTCTCATCTGCGGTGTCTTTGCCGTCTGCAGCTGCATCTCCAGCAGGACGAGGGTCTCCTTCAGAAAGTGGAGCTGAAGAAGAACCGAATATCACCGCGCTGTACTTACAGTTGTTTCATGGGGGCGTGGCTCATACTCACGTTTCCCTGCAGCATCTGGCGCTTCGCCCGCTTCGTTGGCCCCCGCGGCCGGATCGAGGTCCCCGTCGTCTTTTGGCTGGAGGACGTCCTGCCCTTTGTCTGCCTCGGCGACGGGCTGCTCCCCTGCTTCATTGGACTGGACTTCCCCTCCACCCAAATCCACTCCCTCCTTCCCCACGACAGCCACCACCACAGGCTTCGGGTTCTCTTCGGCGAGCTCGTCTTCTCGGCGCTGTGCCCCCCCCGCGGCGCCCAACCCCCCTGGCTCCTTGTCTCCTTTAGGTTCCTCGGGTGGTTTCTTGCCTTCCTCCAGCTCTGCGTTGTTCTTTCTGTTGTCCACCTTGACCGCGTAGTGAGGGATGGGGGGTTCATGCCGATGGGCCTCGCCCTCTGCCACCGCAACACCTGCAAcaccacaacccccccaacTTATTCTCATCAGCTCAAGTGAAGCCAGTGAAGACTCCAGCACCGCCTCAGCCTCCTTACCGGCCCCAGGGCGGTCcaactgcacctcctcctccttcctgtcagGTAGTTCCACTGGTCCTTTAATCTGGGGGGGCTCAGGAGGCTCCCCCTCTACGGGTTGGACCACCTGGACCACCGGAGGGTCCGGTTTGTCCATCTCCACCGGCTTCTTAGTGGCACGGTGGTCTACGACAAAAACAATATCCATCACAACACGGACACTGTTACTGAACACCGCCCGTACCACGCCAGCCGTACCACGCCGCCCGTACCACGCCGCCCGTACCACGCCAGCCGTACCACGCCGCCCGTACCACGCCGCCCGTACCACGCCGCCCGTACCACGCCGCTCGTACCACGCCGCTCGTACCACGCCGCTCGTACCACGCCGCTCGTACCCCGCCGCCCGTACCACGCCGCTCGTACCACGCCGCTCGTACCACGCCGCTCGTACCACGCCGCCCGTACCACGCCGCTCGTACCACGCCGCTCGTACCACGCCGCTCGTACCACGCCGCCCGTACCACGCCGCCCGTACCACGCCGCCCGTACCACGCCGCCCGTACCACGCCGCCCGGGGCACAGATCCAATCACCAAACTGTGTTTCCTCCTACGGTAAAATGACCGAATGAGTCAATAGATTTATACAAACATAAAAGGTTATTTACGGAGGAATCAGCTTTacggttgtttatttattccaccGTTTTGTCTGTCTGAGGAAATAAACGACCTTTCTTGCATTACTATTTAACACTGACCCTGACGTGCGCTCTTTATCTCCTcgtgctgctgtgtttattaCACACATTACCGGCtggcattaaaataaatgaacaccTCTGGCATGAGCCGCGCGTACTGATGCTCTCTGTAGTAATTGAATAAAGGCCGACTAAGCCGGACAAGCAGAGCCAACAGCTGCTGGGTTTAATCACTGAGCCGGAGACAGAAGAGACGAGAGGGAGACGCATTTACACTGAAAGGGACAAACAGGAAACAGGTGTAAAAGGTTCCACCACAGGCGTTTTATCTACAGTCAAACTGTGAGGACGGAACACAATAAATTCAAAGTAGTCGAGGGCAGAAAAGAACGAAACAGAGGGATGGAGAAAGCAGATCTTCACTGGTGCTCCGGCTAGAAAAGGACGCCATCGAAGGAACcagaggggaaggagagcaATTGGAAAGGAAAAACCTCTTTCTGTTTCACCCTAAAATGACAACGATAAGTCAAAAGGTTCCCTGACCATCTccgtttgttttcttctgcaccatcagccccccccaccccccccccccccccctttgtacAGCCAGAGCTCGCGGGCATTTCATAGCTGCCACAGGAGAtgtggggagggagacggagacaaTGTATTttggtggagagggaggggggcaggagaAATGAGCAGAGGGGTGGAGAGGAATTACTGGAGCTTGAAGGGCATCACTCTCGCTCCATCAATGTCGAGCTCTCAGATACTGTCAAGGTTTTCTCCTCGTCCGCCTGTGAGTCCATCACTCTGCCTTTCTTCTCTCACACATGAAAGAAGCCCTTTCTTTGGCTTTGTGCTTCTGCCTCAGTCTCACCGGCACTTTGCCCCCGGCTCACGTTGTCTTCGCGTTGCCGTCTCAGCCCACGACTTTGAAGACCAGAAATAAACGTCTCCATGGTTGTGAACTAACCCCCCCCTCTATCGTCCAGCCAGTAGACGAGTTAAAGCCATCAGCCGAGTCGGGATCCTTACCGTGTAGTTCAGGAAGGCTGTTCTTGACAGGtgccggagggggaggagcttggACCTTGGTGCGGGGGCTGGAGGCCGAAATGGAGAGTGTTGTGAAGGTGCTGACCAGCAGGATGCCCAGACCCACGCAAAGCACCAGCTGAAggtcagggaggaagaggagaggtcAGCAGGTCAGTCAATGACAGGTCGACGGGGGAAGTGCTCGTTCCGAGTGTGAAACCTGAGAAATGATGGTGTTCTTCTGGATCTTCTTGTAGATGAGAGCAGGACATATGAAGCAGATGAGGCTGCCCATAGTGGCTCCAGTCAGACCCAGAATGGTTTCCACTTAGGAGGAAAGGAACAGGAAGACGGGGACATTGAGATAATGACTAAAAAGGTTAGCTCAGacaaatgaaataaactgtTGATGTACTAAGTTGAAGTAACAGTTTAAATGATTAATCAAAAAGTAATGCATGgtatagaaataataataacaacatcacGTTCTGTGGCGTTCCGCTCAAATCAACAACGCGTTTTTATTTAGCTCATCTTGTAGGGATGTGGACCAAACCCCAAGCCCCCCGTCCACGGCGCCCTGCTCTTGGCAAGAGGCCGgcacaggccccgccccctggcTGGGCGCCGTGCCCGGAGCAGCCATCGTTCATCCGGAGGACGGACACCATATTGTCTCCCTCAGATTTAGTGTCCATTCTCCCCGGGGTCCTTACCTCCCTCCTCAGTCTATTAGTCTGATTAGATACACAAAGGGTCGGCCAAgcccaccgtgtgtgtgtgtgtctgtgtgtgcatgtgcgtgtgtgtgtgtctgtgtgtgtcttctcaaTCAAAAGTTTAATAAACAGCCTCCGAATAAAACAAACTCATTCTACTTTACATCTCAAGCTATTTGGAGCCGTTTGTGAGCGAGACGGATGGACTCAAAGAGCCTGACAGAGACACaatattggtgtgtgtgagtgtgtgttggggagagagagagagagagaggggggagggggagggggagggggagggggagggggagagaataATTGCCCTATCTTCCTGTCTGCCCGTCTAAAAGATAAAAGTTAGCGCCCTGATTTAAGGAGTGTGTTAGAGTGTGACAGTCAGTGACTCgtaaagtcacacacacacaccgtaaagCTCCCCGACGactccgcccacacacacacacacacacacacacgtcgtaaAGCTCCCCGACGactccgcccacacacacacacacacacacacacacacacacacacacacacacacacacacacacacacacacacacacacacacacacacacgatgtacCATTGGGGATGAGAATGCCTCCCAGCATGGTGCCAAACACAATGCAGAGGGTGATCATCTTGAAGCGCAGAGGAGGCATGTAACCCCCGGCAGCAAACGTCCCGTCCTTCTGCTGAGGGACGAGGACAAAGACCAAAATATTACACTCACAGTTGGATTGGGCTTTTGTTCTAGTTTCTTCTCAGCGTTTTCCTCATTTCTCATCATcgccaacagcagcagcgagTACTACCAGTCTGCTTTTCACCAAAAAACCCCAGCAGGGATTCTTCTCTCTGATCCTGGTTCCCACTAGAAAAACCTTCAATAACGTAGAGGCTGCGTTGCATTTTCTTCTAAACCACAGCGGGAACTGGGCTTCTCGAAGGCCTCTTTAGAGTCCTTCGACATCTCGGGGGCGATAAAAACGTCTGAGTTCCACAGCTTGTGTTTCCAGGGGACTCTATTGAATATAGCAACGTGCTCCTGCAAAACTGCTTCAGAGACGGTGGGACGACGGTAAAAAGGCATCGGGTTACACCGGCTTTTATTATTCTGATCTACAGTATGTTTGATCCTGCACACACtggcgggggagggggtgggggggggttacctgCTGCTCAAAGAGCATGGTGTTGATGGCCTGCCGGCAGGGCAGGATCATCATGGGGAACCCTACGGCCACAGACATCATGAAGCCCACGCGGATCATCTCCGTCACCAGGTTGGAGGGGAAGTTCATCAGCACGTTGCCCGCGATGTTCTCCGTGAAACTGACGTAGCCGAAGAATCCCACCTGGTTTCAGAGGGGCGGAGGCGACCTCAGCGACGTACAGTTAAGACGACGGCACAGAAAGCGCCCCGTGACGGGCGCGCTGCCACTTACGGTGATGTAGAAGACGGTGACCACGTTGAGGCTGGAGGTGAAGATGGTGCTCATGCGCTTGACGGAGGGCTCGTCCAGGCTGTCGTAGGTCGGCAGCACCTGCCTGCGACAGAGAAGCAgcccaacaaacacacactcggcGTGCTGCGTGACACAAACCCCGAAGTGACCGTTTGtctattgattgattgattagtAGTTATTCCTTTCAAAACTGGGCCCCCAGCAGCCACATGGAGTTTAGTCCAAATATCAATCAACTAACAATTACTTTACTGACGTTTTGTGTGATTGGCAGTGGGGGGGCAGAGTGAGGAGGAAGCGCCTGTCTGTAGAGTCTGCTGTCCCCCGCAGCCTCATCCCTCGGTCTCCCTCGGCCAtatcgtggggggggggtctgcagatTAACCGGCCCCGTTAATGGCGTTGTATATAACAGCGAGGGCCTGGCAGCTTTTAGAGCATTGTAAACTTTGGTGGCAGACTCTTTGTGCTcagctcctctcttcctccagctccctcgTCCATGTGTGAAAGGACGGAACGgagacacgagagagagagagagagagagagagagacttcctctcatcctctctttGCTTTTACGAGCAGGCTGTCTGTGGCGCTTTTGCTTGACGCTTGTTTAATCCGCTAACCAGTAAATCTCACGGCCAAGGTGAAAGTAAACGGCATATTGTAAGTGGGGAGTAAAACATCCAACGTCCACTCAATAGTCCCGACTCACAGGCTAATGTCTTTTTGCTCTAAATACGACCGAGGAAGCCTTCAAagccaccgtgtgtgtgtgtgtgttgggagggcTGGAGAGTGCGCTCTGGATAATACCAGGCCATAACAGGGACGTTAAGTCATGTTTCAGCTAAAAGTTAACACGCTTCATGTATGAAAGGTCCAACGCGCTGATCAGTGGTTTGGCTTCAGCCGGCTCAcagtgctccccccccccctcactcagcACAGCGAGCAGGAGCCCACGCGTGAACACCGCTCACCTGCCAACGAAGGCGTCCACGATGCCACGTCGGCTTCGTGCTTCTACATTAAAGTCTCGTTGGAGTCACCAGATACCCGCCGCTcacctcactctccctcccactGACAAACCCACCATCTGACCCCTAACGGCTTCCACAATAACGCTGcttgtgacccccccctccagcagcGCATCCACATCCGATGAGACTGCGTACACTCAGAACCCCTTTGAATGCAGAGGACAAAGAGGCCTCGTGAGCGACAGTGGAGAAATAGATGAGCTGGGGGGGCTGATAGATGTCACATGTCGGTGTGTTTAGCAAAGAAATCTTAATGTATCTACAGTAATTGCCAGAATAATTAGGTCTGATATTTTTGGTTGATTTgattataatgtttttttttccagggaaACAGATGATCTGACAGGCGAAAGCACAGAAGCAAATAAAGGCGGCTTCCTACAAGCTCGTCTCCACCACACCCGTGTGTGTCTTTACAAACTCCACCTAAACCCTCCACCCGTGCTTAAAGCAACTGCACCACTTTCTACATGCAGCTATTCAATTCTCTGTGGAAAGTTTGACcattcatccacccacccacccctgTGGTTTGACATTAGTTTTTCATGGTTCTGTTCGGGTGGAGGAGCGGGAAGAGTACTTACGACTGACAGGCGAAGGCCATCCCACAGATGGGGAGACAGCGAAACACCCCCTCCCAGCGCACCACTCTGACCTGCCCTAGCCACCAGCCACCGAGCAGCCCATGATTGAACGAGGACAGCACCACctgaggggaaggaggggtgggggatgggggggttacGGCCCGAACCAAATGAGGATGTGTGGGGGCacgaggaagagagggggaatgggggtgggggggcggcacCCATGCTGGCGGCTCACGGACAGATAATGAAGGTAATCAATGAGGACAGAAAACCAGAGGAAAATGAAGGAAGGGAAACAAGAGACAGGACAGGAATCCCCAACGGAACATAGAACCCGTCCGAGCGGCACGACGACATGGAGCCATGAAGGTGACGTAGAATCAAAGTGAATGTAAATGTGATCCCGATGAAAGAAAACGGCCCAACAGGTTCGTGATCAGCATGCGTTTCTCACGACTTGCTCCTTTAATTACCTGACAAGAGATCCAGAGGACAGCAGAATCCCTCCACAACCCCACCCACACTAACCCGGGTGTGGGgcggtggtgggtgggggggtggagcacAGCGAGCGTGAAAACGCCCACATTAAGAGGTTACACTTCTCTGCGTTGCCACAACTGCCaccgaaaacacacacagacacactcacagctcAACGGGCTCGGACCGAACCCAGACTGGACGGTGGAGAAATGGCGATGGCTGAGGAGTGGGCGgaaggagggaggtgggaggggcttAAGGAGCGCGAGGGTGCAGGGGAGACATCTGGCTTCCTTCACTCTACGGCCCCCACCGGCCGGCCTCAGGGTGGTGTCATTGTGGGGTGGTTTACTTACGGGTGACAGCAGAAGGTTGTGGCGATAATGGGAAGGCACTGAATGACGCCCTTGAAGCGCCACAGGTGAACCCGCTCCACCCAGGAGCCTGAGATAATGCCGTAGCGCAGAGACGACAACACtatctacagcagcagcagcagcagaaacagcgGTGGgacagaggggggtggggggttgggagggagggaggggggggcaaacaaaGTGTGCCGAGGAGGCGGTCgggggggagtgagggagggcGAGAGGTAAGGAGGAGGcgaaagaagaaaagagcaaaGAGCAGAAGTGACAAAAcgaagaagaggatgaaagagagggaggggaaggagatACATCACTGTTAGGGGGTTAGGGATGTGGACCGGGCCTGGAACTACCACGGCGCCGCGCTACGCCCGCGCTACCGACCACACGCTAGAGAGGCCGCGAGCGGCAGTGAGCGCTCTGCGGAAGCAGCAATACGGGTCAGTAGAACAGAACCACACACaaaggatgtgtgtgtctttaatgAGTAAACTGAATCCCACGAGGCAGAAAACTCCGGCTGCACCGACCCGCTGGAGTCACACGTTGTAACGCGtcgcacaccccccccccgacgcggCAGAAACCCACCACAGCCGAGGGTTTAGTGCGGCTCAACGTCGGACACAAACCCTCCAGCGTGGGACGTCTGTTTGGAGAGAGACGTGCGAGCTGCTGCTAATACTGAGGGTTAGGGTGAATATGGTGGCGGTTATTATATGTTGATAATAAAGCCTCATGCTTGTCATTACTGGTTGGAGTGTGGTCAGAAGACCTTGATTCAAATGTttcacagaaagacacaaatccGACATCAACAAAAGGTTGAAGCAAGGAAAATATGGCAAAAGAAATCCTTAGATGTGTCCGATGTCTAAAAATTAATTACGGTTACCATTAAGCACGCAATGCTGATTGAGGGGGACAGGAAGGTATTAACCAATGGAAATATGGTGCTGATTTAATATAAAAGTATTCCCTAACAGCATGAGTAATTTGAGATGCTGTACAAAGAGTTGACTGGTCAAGAAAAATAAGTTGTTTGACAGATTAATATCTGGCAGCAAATAGGGAATAATAATACCCTTAAGTTTTGGTTTAGTCGACCATGTGACCTCCATTTACTTTGCACTTAGTGCTTAGAATGTCTCTCGTGGCTGTTTCCAAGTGGTGTCTCCCTCTCAGGGGAAAGACTTTGTTCCAGCCCATAAAGagcagcaatagttttctgccTGGTGTGATTTAGTGtgactctttaaaaaaagaggagcaAGAAAATA
It contains:
- the slc38a10 gene encoding uncharacterized protein slc38a10 isoform X6 — its product is MAFACQSQVLPTYDSLDEPSVKRMSTIFTSSLNVVTVFYITVGFFGYVSFTENIAGNVLMNFPSNLVTEMIRVGFMMSVAVGFPMMILPCRQAINTMLFEQQQKDGTFAAGGYMPPLRFKMITLCIVFGTMLGGILIPNVETILGLTGATMGSLICFICPALIYKKIQKNTIISQLVLCVGLGILLVSTFTTLSISASSPRTKVQAPPPPAPVKNSLPELHDHRATKKPVEMDKPDPPVVQVVQPVEGEPPEPPQIKGPVELPDRKEEEVQLDRPGAGVAVAEGEAHRHEPPIPHYAVKVDNRKNNAELEEGKKPPEEPKGDKEPGGLGAAGGAQRREDELAEENPKPVVVAVVGKEGVDLGGGEVQSNEAGEQPVAEADKGQDVLQPKDDGDLDPAAGANEAGEAPDAAGKPPLSEGDPRPAGDAAADGKDTADEKMEEGQLDHAVLLQVIKQQQEQQKRLLDQQEKLLDLIEEQHKEIHLKQPAGAADGEAEKGLPDGMEGAAEKNKDSGLESDGKKEAGVDVGAAAAGVGAEVAARVADGAAAGGVGAGAGEAGGVAAGGVGAAAVAGPGVAVVAAGGAGAGVAAGAGGAGAGVAAAAGGAGAGVAAAAGGAGAGVAAAAGGAGAGVAAAAGGAGAGVAAAAGGAGAGVAAAAGGAGAGVAAAAGGAGVAAAAGGAGVAAAGAGVAAAGGVAAGAGAPVAADVGAAGGAQPRAVDQNQAPARPGSEVRGPEVAAYKEDGHVVPAGEPHEQSKLGARGVPLVNKIPEDDRQPAAQLTDDERSIEEVKRKIESLKKEQIEKEVQARMEKDRRDREIKEALAKEQELEIQRAVMDKLAEEKAEKERRERELQKADNEILERAKKEESAEAARERLAQLQRLLGDRQAALGAEREDAGALKKGGRDLKQNADAQAPPREAAEDGAVKAEARPRASHERAGDPGGMDLRRRRRALGPADETGASRGIAGLEPLLEMGGSDLHAALEEQLLAGAVVHSRQIKQASEDEAAI
- the slc38a10 gene encoding uncharacterized protein slc38a10 isoform X5 yields the protein MAFACQSQVLPTYDSLDEPSVKRMSTIFTSSLNVVTVFYITVGFFGYVSFTENIAGNVLMNFPSNLVTEMIRVGFMMSVAVGFPMMILPCRQAINTMLFEQQQKDGTFAAGGYMPPLRFKMITLCIVFGTMLGGILIPNVETILGLTGATMGSLICFICPALIYKKIQKNTIISQLVLCVGLGILLVSTFTTLSISASSPRTKVQAPPPPAPVKNSLPELHDHRATKKPVEMDKPDPPVVQVVQPVEGEPPEPPQIKGPVELPDRKEEEVQLDRPGAGVAVAEGEAHRHEPPIPHYAVKVDNRKNNAELEEGKKPPEEPKGDKEPGGLGAAGGAQRREDELAEENPKPVVVAVVGKEGVDLGGGEVQSNEAGEQPVAEADKGQDVLQPKDDGDLDPAAGANEAGEAPDAAGKPPLSEGDPRPAGDAAADGKDTADEKMEVIKKLVAEGQLDHAVLLQVIKQQQEQQKRLLDQQEKLLDLIEEQHKEIHLKQPAGAADGEAEKGLPDGMEGAAEKNKDSGLESDGKKEAGVDVGAAAAGVGAEVAARVADGAAAGGVGAGAGEAGGVAAGGVGAAAVAGPGVAVVAAGGAGAGVAAGAGGAGAGVAAAAGGAGAGVAAAAGGAGAGVAAAAGGAGAGVAAAAGGAGAGVAAAAGGAGAGVAAAAGGAGAGVAAAAGGAGVAAAAGGAGVAAAGAGVAAAGGVAAGAGAPVAADVGAAGGAQPRAVDQNQAPARPGSEVRGPEVAAYKEDGHVVPAGEPHEQSKLGARGVPLVNKIPEDDRQPAAQLTDDERSIEEVKRKIESLKKEQIEKEVQARMEKDRRDREIKEALAKEQELEIQRAVMDKLAEEKAEKERRERELQKADNEILERAKKEESAEAARERLAQLQRLLGDRQAALGAEREDAGALKKGGRDLKQNADAQAPPREAAEDGAVKAEARPRASHERAGDPGGMDLRRRRRALGPADETGASRGIAGLEPLLEMGGSDLHAALEEQLLAGAVVHSRQIKQASEDEAAI